The Rhodococcus opacus B4 genome contains the following window.
CTCGGGTGGAATGTGGTGCACGGCCAGGCTGGAGATCACCAGATCCATCGACGCGTCATACAGCGGCAGGGCTTCGGCGCCCGCGAGCCGGAATGTGCAGTGCGGTGGTGAGACGCGCCGGGCGTAATCGATCACCGGCGGCGACGGGTCGATCCCCACCACGCGCCCGCCCGGCAGCACGGCGCGGGCCGCCCGGCGGGAGAAGTAGCCGGTGCCACACCCGATGTCGAGCACCTCGTCGCCGGGATGCGCCCCGGCGAGTGCCACCAGCCCGTCGAAAACCCGGCGGCGGAAACCACCGAATCCCACCGCGGAGAAACACTCGTACAGTCGCGCCCGCCGAATCAGTCCTCCGCTCCCGTCGTCGGCATGACCATCGGGGCCGCCCAGCAGCTTCCGACCGAGTCCCATGTGAAAGTCCTCCCTATGGTGATCGGTCAGCGCCCTGCAGGGTGTGCTGCTCGAGGTACGGATATCAGTGGGTGACAAGCCGTGCGGGGTCGAGGTCGAGTCGACGGAGAAGCTGCGCATTGAGCGCCACGACGATCGTCGAGACCGACATGGCCGCAGCCCCCTCCGCGGGCCTGACCCGGTTATGCGTCGGTTCGTTGACGAGTGTCGGCGGCGAACCCCCGCAAATCGGTGAGGGTTTTGTGAAGATTCGTTGAAGAAGAGGGCCGGTCGAGTGCGCCTGGCGCTGGCACGGTATTGAGTTGAGGAATCGGCGGGTCACGACCCGAGGAGAGTGTGCACCGATCTGGCGGCACTCGTTCGGGTTGCTGTGTGCGGGGGAAAGGGGTGGCACCTCGACCTGCACATCACGGCGTCTGATTCGACACCCTCACTGCCGTGCCGGCCGCCGGTGGTGCGCACACGCCTGACGCAGCGGCGCTGACGTCCCGATGACCACCGCAAGTGTTCCGAGGAGAGAGATGGACAGTTCGGGGTCCGCGGAGTCGGCGCCGGTGAACGCGGTGCTGACCGCATCGAGAAGAGCTTTCGGCAGGGATGGTGGCCGGCCCGCCGCGATTCCCCGGTACTGCGGGGCGTGGATCTGGTGCTGCAGCCGGGCGAGGTGGTCGGGCTGACCGGGGAGAACGGGTCGGGGAAGTCGACGTTGATGAAGATCCTCGTCGGCGAGTACCGGCCGGACGCCGGGACCGTGACCCGGTCGGGGCGGCTGGGCTACTGCCCGCAGCAGCCGGTGGTGTACGAAAGGTTGACCTGCGACGAACACTTCGAGCTGTTCGGTTGCGCCTACCGGATGACCCCGAACGAGGAGCGACGGTCCCGCCGGGGACTGTATGCGGCGCTCGGCTTCGAGCGCTACGCGGGCACCCGCGCCGACCGGCTGTCCGGCGGTACCCTCGCGAAGCTGAACCTCGGGTTGGCGATGCTCGCCGACCCGGAGGTGCTGCTGCTCGACGAGCCGTACTCCGGTTTCGACTGGGACACCTACCTGCGGTTCTGGGAACTGGTGGCGCACCGCCGCCACACGGGCACTCGGTGCTGATCATCAGTCACTTCGTCACCGACGAGCACCGATTCGACCGCATCGTCGACCCGCGCAACGGGCTGGCGGCGGCGAGATGAGAAGCGATAATCACCTGGCGGGGCCGGGCGAGGTCGTGTTACTCATCCACCGATTCCTGGTCGACTACGCCCGCAACCCGGTCAACATGCTGGTGCTGGTGCTGGTCCCGGTGGTGTTCGTGATTGTTGCGGCCGGGTCGATGGCCGATGCCGCGAAGCTGCTCGGCGGCGCGGGCGGGCCCGCGGTGGAAACCGCGACCGCCGGCTGGGCGGCGGGATTCCTCGCCGGTATCGCCAGGTTC
Protein-coding sequences here:
- a CDS encoding class I SAM-dependent methyltransferase; its protein translation is MGLGRKLLGGPDGHADDGSGGLIRRARLYECFSAVGFGGFRRRVFDGLVALAGAHPGDEVLDIGCGTGYFSRRAARAVLPGGRVVGIDPSPPVIDYARRVSPPHCTFRLAGAEALPLYDASMDLVISSLAVHHIPPELRATALREAFRVLRPGGRLFIADFRPPRNRIANHLVGTLSGHAMQHNPIHELDGLISGAGFEITGSGDRRPLLHYVRAARPASP